The following are encoded together in the Penaeus chinensis breed Huanghai No. 1 chromosome 20, ASM1920278v2, whole genome shotgun sequence genome:
- the LOC125036171 gene encoding uncharacterized protein LOC125036171 produces the protein MRQCSMPHVARMLPWWNPALRALPLTRPISISLLVQLLMAVVIKNLTTPTVIHLLPRSSPTAVDDPRYLPTNYWRSASSPLLTPSHRFQVLFDRAYLHHVYPHSAPPHSPIHFIYHTKSSRNPRQHRQEFAVQPTTTNTSSLLLKLLKAM, from the exons atgcgacaatgtagcatgccacatgttgccagaatgttgccttggtggaatcccgccttAAGAGCCCTTCCGTTGACCCGCCCCATTTCCATCTCACTTCTCGTTCAATTACTGATGGCAGTGgtgatcaagaacctcacaacgccgacggtaattcacctactaccacgctcctcgccgacggcTGTTGACGATCCTCGCTATCTGCCGACAAACTACTGGCggagtgcctcctcgcctcttttaacgcccagccatcgcttCCAAGTCCTCTTCGATCGCGCCTACCTGCACCATGTCTACCCTCACTCTGcgccgccacactcgccaatccATTTCATCTACCACACCAAGTCTTCACGAAACCCTCGTCAGCACAGGCAAGAATTCGCAGTTCAacctaccaccaccaatacttcttcgttactattaaaa CTTCTGAAGGCGATGTAA